One region of Glycine max cultivar Williams 82 chromosome 9, Glycine_max_v4.0, whole genome shotgun sequence genomic DNA includes:
- the LOC102660556 gene encoding uncharacterized protein, with translation MPKVKHFRNPQKSAPQPQCPSPSDSTQAPEVPTGNVPLSHVSTSEVPAMNPEISSPPSDSTQAPEVPTGNVSLSHVSTSEVPQEDETTRRHVGRESTHCWTVEAMDSEETIKKIKVKVRGVNSLPRELCIIVNFDDQGQAIGEAQALLAGFLGTLAADCKLFPMDCDRWSGPSGVPKAYFDDCFETILKPRFYFKINEADAKRYCKMSMGRKWAAYRQSLWNEFNDPTKTRDEIIKNVPIGIDKDQWARFVHYRHKPSTLELCRRNKEIRSKQVIPHTGGSKANPRRRNELLLETGKLPSHGQLYIETHKRKDGSFVNEAAKTIAEQIEVGLTQSIVDESEVSPLDVVGRVLGLEHSGRVRCMGLGVVPSNTFRNTRLQASSLSSSSSGVAFPSSNQWQEKYNNLE, from the exons ATGCCAAAGGTGAAGCATTTTAGAAATCCACAAAAATCAGCACCTCAACCACAATGTCCTTCACCAAGTGATTCCACACAAGCTCCTGAAGTCCCAACTGGTAATGTCCCTCTTTCTCATGTATCAACATCTGAAGTTCCAGCAATGAATCCTGAAATTTCTTCCCCACCAAGTGATTCCACACAAGCTCCTGAAGTCCCAACTGGTAATGTCTCTCTTTCTCATGTATCAACATCTGAAGTTCCACAAGAAGATGAAACAACTAGACGTCATGTTGGGCGTGAGTCTACACACTGTTGGACTGTTGAGGCAATGG ACTCTGAAGAAACGATCAAGAAGATTAAGGTGAAAGTTAGGGGAGTCAATAGCTTACCTAGGGAGTTATGCATCATTGTGAATTTTGATGACCAAGGCCAAGCAATTGGTGAAGCACAAGCCTTGCTTGCAGGATTTCTTGGAACACTAGCAGCtgattgcaaattatttcctatggATTGTGATAGATGGTCTGGACCTTCAGGCGTACCTAAAGCTTATTTTGATGATTGCTTTGAAACAATTTTAAAG cctcgattttattttaagattaatgAAGCTGATGCAAAACGGTATTGCAAAATGAGTATGGGAAGAAAATGGGCTGCATATAGGCAAAGCTTATGGAATGAATTCAACGATCCAACCAAAACAAGAgatgaaatcataaaaaatgtgCCGATAGGCATAGATAAAGATCAATGGGCTCGTTTTGTTCATTATCGTCATAAACCATCAACATTG GAACTTTGTAggagaaataaagaaattcgAAGCAAGCAAGTTATTCCACACACTGGTGGATCCAAAGCTAATCctagaagaagaaatgagttg TTGTTAGAAACTGGGAAGCTACCAAGTCATGGACAATTATATATTGAAACTCATAAAAGGAAAGATGGATCATTTGTAAATGAAGCAGCAAAGACTATAGCG GAACAAATTGAAGTAGGATTGACTCAAAGCATAGTTGATGAATCTGAAGTTTCTCCTCTTGATGTTGTTGGTAGAGTGTTAGGGTTAGAGCACTCTGGGAGAGTGCGATGCATGGGATTAGGAGTTGTTCCTTCTAATACATTCAGGAACACAAGACTTCAAGCTTCTAGTCTGAGCTCTTCTTCATCTGGTGTTGCCTTTCCATCTTCAAACCAATGGCAAGAGAAATACAACAATTTAGAATAA
- the LOC102665471 gene encoding putative uncharacterized protein DDB_G0274405, with amino-acid sequence MRIRKRQVPFPLLPVTHSDPNLINRSPVMVQLNDDTKASSCTTYHGSTITAPSPLLDRPQPADQPLPPIGKPTNGSDESSGEWHKKQEESLVEDGRRNEEGEGHKGNDARKGSISCSETLAETFSSPSPPKQDGRWFEGDKAFPLKKRRGAFENATEDDNNNNDNDDNDNKNLKTKGKRMKTKINQKCSRQDDSKEKEEEEEVRENEEEVATRATKPEQENVGKKRVRGGALMEGSRCSRVNGRGWRCCQQTLVGYSLCEHHLGKGRLRSMTSVRNKSIGTTSVAPKNNINIVPQSENLFEKQTTKSSTTSRVTHEEYPLGNDAENNDEKKQVIVTKRRMKLGMVKARSISSLLGQTNTEIVAIAEDNDKK; translated from the exons ATGAGGATCCGTAAGAGACAAGTGCCTTTCCCTCTCTTGCCGGTGACTCACTCAGATCCCAACCTGATCAACCGGTCACCGGTGATGGTGCAACTCAACGATGACACCAAAGCTTCTTCTTGCACTACTTATCATGGTTCAACCATCACTGCACCCTCACCCCTCTTGGATCGCCCTCAGCCGGCCGATCAGCCTCTCCCACCGATCGGGAAGCCCACCAACGGCTCTGATGAGTCCTCCGGAGAATGGCACAAAAAGCAAGAAGAGTCTTTG GTGGAAGAtgggagaaggaatgaagaggGAGAGGGACATAAGGGTAATGATGCCAG GAAAGGAAGCATCTCGTGTTCAGAAACGCTAGCTGAAACATTTTCATCTCCAAGCCCTCCTAAACAAG ATGGGAGATGGTTCGAGGGAGATAAAGCTTTTCCTCTCAAGAAACGAAGAGGGGCCTTCGAGAATGCAACGGAAgatgataacaataataatgacaATGATGACAACGACAacaagaatttgaaaacaaagggGAAGAGAATGAAGACAAAGATAAACCAGAAATGTTCGAGGCAAGACGAcagcaaagaaaaagaagaggaagaagaggtAAGAGAGAACGAGGAAGAGGTGGCAACAAGAGCAACAAAACCCGAACAAGAAAACGTTGGTAAGAAGAGGGTAAGGGGTGGTGCACTAATGGAAGGTTCAAGGTGCAGTCGTGTAAATGGGAGAGGATGGAGGTGTTGCCAACAAACCTTGGTGGGTTACTCTCTTTGCGAGCATCACTTAGGGAAAGGAAGGTTGAGAAGCATGACAAGTGTGAGAAACAAGTCCATTGGCACAACAAGTGTTGCACCAAAGAACAATATCAATATTGTGCCTCAATCCGAGAATTTATTcgaaaaacaaacaacaaagtCTAGTACTACAAGTCGTGTCACTCATGAAGAGTACCCTTTGGGAAATGATGCTGAAAACAATGATGAGAAAAAGCAAGTGATTGTCACAAAgaggaggatgaagcttggAATGGTGAAAGCTCGATCCATAAGCAGCTTGCTGGGGCAAACCAACACTGAAATTGTTGCCATAGCTGAGGATAATGATAAGAAATAG
- the LOC100785221 gene encoding F-box only protein 13-like produces the protein MQRSPSKQFSSVITNKNDQEIVYFLSSSGNVVACNLTCKCFSEYPRLLPVYNEYSIDVVECNGEMLVVLLSEFLEIATLRVWKYDEANRGWHQIVAMPAANSHEWYGKKVDINCVGVGNQIFICLNSTELCTYVMCDLETNKWVELPNCCINGQVIDFMSAFSFEPQIEASV, from the coding sequence ATGCAGAGAAGCCCCTCCAAGCAATTTTCATCTGTTATTACTAATAAAAATGATCAAGAGATTGTGTATTTTCTTAGCTCCTCAGGGAATGTAGTAGCTTGCAATTTGACATGCAAGTGCTTCTCTGAGTACCCCAGGTTGTTGCCTGTTTACAATGAGTATTCCATTGATGTTGTGGAGTGCAATGGGGAGATGCTAGTTGTTTTGCTATCAGAATTCTTGGAAATCGCAACCCTTAGGGTGTGGAAATATGATGAGGCTAATAGAGGGTGGCATCAGATTGTAGCAATGCCTGCAGCAAATTCTCATGAGTGGTATGGGAAGAAAGTAGATATTAACTGTGTTGGTGTTGGTAACCAAATCTTCATATGCTTGAACTCCACTGAGCTATGCACTTATGTTATGTGTGATTTGGAGACCAACAAGTGGGTTGAATTGCCAAATTGTTGCATAAATGGACAAGTCATAGACTTTATGTCTGCCTTTTCATTTGAGCCTCAGATAGAGGCTTCAGTGTGA